A genome region from Labilibaculum antarcticum includes the following:
- a CDS encoding RteC domain-containing protein gives MFTEEIFFRLITELTKAVVVFEKNEVEYKLYFDKYLSFHEFKDNVNHLYWNFIREVRNNLYSFKTNGEVRSYLDMLIHIFEMLDEQIGENPDFVNPSPNYKIVTKTINRLEWIHIHPEDLSQMVACFQLQKDIIQKSSKFIRVFRKNCRKSEVYLLGPDASWQNEMKEFYPHMTRIKDVLPMHKLLPDKIYFLHEERQRLSLEYLGKGEDIYSSPANMYFEVKIETYRGLLCESQYSDFKGVDFKDQEMKVLFLEMHSILDQPNSSAFLQDFKNDLKKMIEKFKPTGNGSESTNCSCRSSVNLRWTASKVALVELIYGLFSSKSLNDGGAEIKEITKSFEKLFSVDLGDVYHTFSEICKRKIEPTKFFDLMKDSLLNKMKESEDN, from the coding sequence ATGTTTACAGAAGAGATTTTTTTCAGGCTAATAACCGAATTGACAAAGGCTGTCGTTGTTTTCGAGAAAAATGAGGTTGAGTACAAGCTCTATTTCGACAAGTATTTAAGTTTTCATGAATTCAAGGATAATGTGAACCATTTGTATTGGAATTTCATTCGTGAAGTTCGAAATAATTTATACAGTTTCAAAACGAACGGGGAGGTCCGTTCCTATCTGGATATGTTAATCCATATTTTTGAAATGCTGGATGAGCAGATTGGTGAAAATCCAGATTTTGTAAATCCATCCCCAAATTATAAAATAGTAACTAAAACCATTAATCGTTTAGAGTGGATTCATATACATCCTGAGGATCTGTCGCAAATGGTGGCCTGTTTTCAACTGCAAAAGGACATCATTCAAAAATCATCCAAATTTATTCGTGTTTTTCGTAAAAATTGCAGAAAATCAGAAGTTTATCTGTTAGGTCCTGATGCATCCTGGCAGAATGAAATGAAAGAATTCTATCCTCATATGACCAGGATAAAGGATGTATTGCCAATGCACAAATTACTTCCTGATAAAATTTACTTTCTGCATGAAGAACGGCAAAGGTTATCTTTGGAATATCTGGGGAAAGGTGAAGATATTTATTCCTCTCCGGCGAATATGTATTTTGAGGTAAAAATTGAGACTTACAGGGGATTGCTTTGTGAATCCCAATATAGTGATTTTAAAGGGGTGGATTTCAAAGACCAAGAGATGAAGGTTTTGTTTCTGGAAATGCACTCGATACTGGATCAACCCAATTCTTCTGCATTTTTGCAGGATTTTAAAAATGATTTGAAGAAAATGATTGAAAAGTTCAAGCCCACTGGCAATGGCAGTGAGTCGACAAACTGTTCCTGCAGGTCTTCCGTAAATTTGAGATGGACAGCAAGCAAAGTGGCGCTGGTTGAGCTTATTTATGGATTGTTTAGTTCGAAATCTCTTAATGATGGCGGTGCGGAAATCAAGGAGATAACCAAATCGTTTGAAAAGTTGTTTTCTGTGGATTTAGGTGATGTTTACCATACTTTCTCAGAGATTTGCAAGCGGAAAATAGAACCAACAAAATTT